A window of Amblyraja radiata isolate CabotCenter1 chromosome 25, sAmbRad1.1.pri, whole genome shotgun sequence contains these coding sequences:
- the vsig10 gene encoding V-set and immunoglobulin domain-containing protein 10, with amino-acid sequence MGPGSTGRGRHLPFVAVLGLTLYALLGAVDAEEFTVTITPGETLPNGTIYVIKHSKVSFNCSRRSQQKSNISWNYIGPDSRQETFAKVEGTYLEFTLFNVDSDNQGNYTCSTNENVTKEVLVYHPPEGPPLCHAESSDNYVNLFCSWTEGYPHPTFVWSNATGNFGSGDQTHGQTGLNDTMVLQVKGSETYDGQIFKCVGSHVVYEQRMEPSCSLLLKAPLPETQPLVTGFEGKNITLTCRAKEGNPPPKLTWIRNNKTEIFTNKKYIVLQEGITSLLTIQRSLKAQDEGSYICKCENPLGIKEMEIWVSFNNKNISGLVGVIAVLALLCIAAILGIFLYRHRNLFVTRRRFWQSGSNVFTLVDSEEEEEFADEGSSGITSVVNHQSAEPMNGHVFVEDNPPKIYNDRLPSEKRNETDA; translated from the exons ATGGGCCCAGGGTCGACGGGTCGCGGCCGACACCTGCCGTTCGTCGCTGTGTTGGGCCTCACGCTGTACGCGCTGCTCGGAGCAG TTGATGCTGAGGAATTTACCGTCACAATTACTCCTGGAGAAACATTGCCAAATGGGACAATCTATGTAATCAAACACTCAAAGGTTTCATTTAACTGCTCAAGGAGGTCACAGCAAAAGTCAAATATATCTTGGAACTACATTGGTCCAgattcgaggcaggaaacatttgccAAGGTTGAGGGGACCTATTTAGAATTTACACTTTTCAACGTGGACAGTGATAACCAGGGGAACTATACATGCTCAACAAATGAGAATGTCACCAAGGAGGTTCTTGTCTACC ATCCACCAGAAGGACCTCCCTTGTGCCATGCAGAATCTTCTGATAATTACGTGAATCTGTTTTGTTCTTGGACCGAGGGATATCCACATCCAACATTTGTTTGGTCAAATGCGACTGGGAATTTTGGATCTGGTGATCAAACCCATGGGCAGACAGGATTAAATGACACCATggtcctccaagttaaagggtcaGAAACATACGATGGTCAAATATTTAAATGTGTGGGTTCACATGTTGTATATGAACAAAGGATGGAACCATCGTGCTCATTGTTATTGA AGGCTCCGCTTCCTGAGACACAACCTCTTGTAACCGGGTTTGAGGGAAAGAATATCACGTTGACCTGTCGCGCTAAGGAAGGAAATCCTCCTCCGAAATTAACCTGGATACGAAACAACAAGACTGAAATTTTCACcaacaaaaaatatatagtctTACAGGAAGGTATTACCTCACTCTTAACAATACAGAGGTCCTTGAAAGCACAAGATGAAGGGAGTTATATCTGCAAATGTGAGAATCCTCTGGGGATTAAAGAAATGGAAATATGGGTGTCATTTAACA ATAAAAACATTTCTGGATTGGTTGGAGTAATTGCTGTCCTTGCACTTCTATGTATTGCAGCAATTTTGGGAATTTTCCTCTATAGGCACAGGAACCTGTTTGTCACCA GAAGACGTTTTTG GCAATCGGGTTCTAATGTTTTTACTCTGGTGGATTCGGAGGAAGAGGAAGAATTTGCGGATGAGGGTTCATCAGGAATAACCTCGGTTGTTAATCATCAATCTGCTGAGCCAATGAATGGCCACGTTTTCGTTGAAG